A region of the Arachis hypogaea cultivar Tifrunner chromosome 15, arahy.Tifrunner.gnm2.J5K5, whole genome shotgun sequence genome:
cggtttaACTACGATTCAACTTTAGTTAGACTATTAAATTATTGAACCAATTACTTTATTGATTTATTGATCGTCGGTTGAGCCTTCGTAATCTtgatttatatactaaaatcaattataaaaagtaactattatatatttttatataaatacatgtgttgttgaatttatttttaatttatattttatattttaatacatattttatgttagtagttaattttagggTACATCTAATATAAATGTAGTGAGAATGTATAGAAGTACAGAGAACAAAtgatatatttgtatttttttttttctaaagacaAAGCATACTTTTGTATGCTATGTATAACTATAATACGTATATGAGTGTAAATCTGGAGTACAgcgtaaaattaaaaattatatatatagatgacaataaaaatcaattaaagtagtttaatattttattttttatttattaattattgttaaaataaataaataattttaaacgtAGCAAATACATAATTATAGATGTTAAGGTAATATTGAATTTTTATCTATTAGTATTACtcaattaaaatcttaaaaataattaaggataaataataaataaattattgtcTTGTAGGTTGTGTCTTATTatgtcaaaaataaataaataaataaataaataaaacccaTTGTTTAGCAAACAAATAGCAAATATGTGTTACTGTGTTTATGTATTTCTGAACATAGACACCAACCAAATACATCCTTTTGCAAGGAGATATAATTTGCAAGAGGATTTAAAACACCTAATAGTAAAATAATGTGTTTAGATAATcaatagaaaataatttaaaattttaacaagaaattTTAACTATTCAAAATATTGGATTTCAATTTCCACCAATGGAAAGGAAATTTCTATCCCTCTTTCTTGCCTAAACTAACAAAGAGAAGAGTCAACCACATTAAATgaggaaaatatattttaaaaaaataatattagtgacataaatttattattttatttctctgaaaATGAATATTTGGTGAATGCATGAAGGTGATGTAATTACctcataaaaaaaagagaattatataaatacatgtaataTATTTACTTCATCCAAACGTTTGAAAttctttgaaatttaaaaatattttttatctaaacACAACCAACACAGTTTGTTTGGATGAGATATTTTTAGGATAGAAGAACGTATGTTTTTAAAGCatataaaaaatcttagaaataaAATGTTGTGTTTGGATACTTAAttgaaattatttaaatttaaaaaacttttaataaataattttaacaacAAAAACCAGGagattttcattttatttatatttagagaaTTTTAGTTTCCATTTTTTTCTCTCAATCCTAAACCCTATTTATTTAACATAAATAATGATATCTCCCACTAATTtgtgaaataaaaatatttgataaaaaaaatagccAAAAATAACTAGAATTTatgttatttagtatttattaattgttacaacaattaatgaaaactaaataattgttgaaattaatttttgtgtttttttaatcatattttatgacaataaatttacaaaaatataaactTGTTACATTGATTTTACATTGGTTTGAAATTTTCGTTATATTATACTTacttcaaaataatataaattatgcctcaaattcaattatttttattattgcatTAGAATATAATAAGTTATAAATAGCTGTAACATAAGCatctattttcatataaaaaattttaaagataaactattataattatcctgataaaaaaatattttttaaattaaacgaAATTCAATTGCGACATTTAAATGTTCTTACATTTAAAATTCTATAAAACTTAAAACTCTATCCAAATAAACCCTCAATTCTTATACTAAGAAACTAATGATCTTTTATACCACAGTCCTTCAAGTTGTACAAATCCTAACCTTAGTCCTAGGGCTTTTAGTCTTAATAACTGGCTTGACGATCACTCTAAAAAATCAACTTGAATCATAATTAAGGTGCATTTGATTtacgtttttatttttaatattttttatttttaaaattttacaaaaaataaaaataaaaagtaaaagttaaaaataaaattttaatttattatttgtttttacaagattcaaaaaataaaaaatattaaaaataaaatcgtaAAACAAACACACCTTTACAATTTCACATACACTTTTAATGACAAAAATTGAACATTCACCAAACCACATAATTACATTTTGTAGATTGTATTAAGAGAATTGTACCTGGTTAAGAGCAGGAGGAATAGTTGCATTTTCTAGAAGTTGTGAGAGCTTCTTCACACCAAAATTGCTAACACCAATTGACTTAGCTAAACCCAATTTGGAGCACAGTTCCATATCCTCCCATGTCCCTTTAATGTCCAAAGGAAGAATGTCCCCTTCCATGAACTTGGTCCCTGTCACCCCTTTTCTCAACCTCACTGGAAAATGGATTAGGTAAAGATCCACATACTCTAGGCCCAACCTCCTTAGAGCGTTAATCAATTTTCAacccaaaataaaaattaaaaactaatcaaTCAGACAGAATCAAAACCTCTAAACATaataagggaaaaaaaaagagagcataaTACTATAATTTTTATGGATGAACATGAACTTCGTCATTTTTATTCACGAAACTCATATATCAAAAATTTCACCTCATTTTCGGGTTGGTGTTAATTTATGAAgagccttttctttctttttaaatgcaacaaaaaaaaaaaaaaaacccgcaTCAATTAGacaaaacaaattaaagaaaataataaaataattatacagTATCAAACCCAACACAtataacaataaattttttttaaagagtcaaagaaaataactttttttatcttattatttattcGAAAGACAAAACGTTTTTCTATAATTTGAACACTTTTAATTGGTCTCCAATCATCGAAATAATTAATCTAAGCAGCCCTTGACACAAATTACAATTTACATAAACCATCACTTAAACCAGTTGCTTAGATAATTAGGAAtcgattaaaaatttttgaattgtgAATACGTTGTTTTGTTGGGATAaatgttcaaatacaaaaaaGGACAATTactcaaacaacaacaacaacaaaataaataaataaataaataaaaggagagTAGAATTACTGTAGTGATTTCTTGAGTGCGGGTAGCACAAGGCCAGGATGAGCATCAGTACACCATAGCTTGGAAGTGACAAAAATGTCAGTCCTACTCTTAAGAACACCTTTCTGAATTGCACGTGCTATGGCTTCGCCAAGAGGTCCCTCAGAGCCATAGTATGCTGCGGTATCAAAATGCCTGTAACCAGCTTCAATTGCAGCAATGAATGCAGGGATCAGTTCATGAGATGGTGGCAATGGAACAGTACCAGTCCCAAATCCTATCATGGGCATCTTCTTCCCTGAGTTTAGCACCACTTGTGGTACTTCATTTcgatccattattattattgatgctCATCTAAAAACTTAGTATCAaaagggatatatatatatatatgcatgcatgatgaatacttatttatttattagtttattattttttgaaacatGCATGCACAAAGCCGTTGGTTAATGTATGTTCAAGATTGCGCCGTCAAAGGATTAATTAGGTGCATTGAATATATACTTTTTGACTACTTGTTTCGGTTTATTACCTTAATTGTTGCAATAAATTTTATCTTTACACGTCATTAAAAAGATTgaatatctattctattatataaaaatcgagttTTTGGATAAAACTGACGTGGCATGTGAGagtgttttttaatttatttcttttaattcattaaatacaagttattatgataaattaactatatcaattaattgatttgattagatatttaaatacaaaaaagttctGGATACAAGCCATTaaggcttgtatgctttacaagttaacGAATAAACCTCAAAAACGGATGCAAGGtctacgttcttcttcttcttttctttcgtttattgccttttctttctccttcttcttctttttgctgcacgttcttcttcctcttcctcttctttttcttcttcttcttcttcttttctttcgtttctttctttctctttctcgttcttcttcttcttgcacgttcttcttcctcttcctcttcttcttcttttcttttgtttcttgccttctctttctccttcttcttcttcttgctacacgttcttcttcctcattctgttcttcttcttcatttacgtgcttttctctctgttttctttcttcgttattctctatttccattattttttgacatcaagctctgaaatcgtttttgaagaagaagaagcagtagaagatgaggaggagaaagagaaagagttatgAAATATGCATAAGgtatacttcaacgaattttggatgtatttcttaaatcctttgggtgtatttttgtaatcctttgggtgtatttctataatcgtttgggtgaattcctgtaaccgtttgggtgtatttctgtaatcctttgggtgtatttctgtaatcgttggggtgtatttctataatcgtttgggtgtatttctgaagttccattatcttcaaatttggcaagaaaattattttcatggaggaagaagaagaagagtcgttaaTAATGTATGGTGAGTAGCACGCTTTGGAAACAGAAAGTTGTTGAATAACGTGCgttttatttactcttgaatgtggaAGTGTGTAATGCGTTAATTAAGTGTAATGCGTGTGTTTTATtggacttgtaagacttgtaagataaaaagacttgtatgtgtagcaggcctcatttaaatattatataatttattataatttatatcaatttgatttgacagtattttctaatttatttattttaatattctgttagtatttttttatgagtttggaaaactccaattTAAATttgtgatgatcaaacattattaaaataattaattacaaaattattaatttgatttcaattcatatatgttaattaaaataatttttgctgtgcatattcttattattgggccaaaaagaaaagaaaaatataacaagtcCAATTGTGTTAAAAATATATTCAACCCTATGCAAACTTGTTATATGAAttatggctgaattgttgtgcttaTTGGACTAGAAAAACCAATTTAAAAAGCCCAACAAAGAGGCTGGTCCGAAATCAAAAGGAGTTGGGGcacaatatatttttttgagaaaaggacaaataggttccTGATTTTTTGTCCTTccgacattttcgtccctgaccattgaaaaatacttttaagtccctgaccttcacaaaatttggacggatcagtccctgaaggaggcatttggacggatcagtccctaacggaggcatttggacggagggactgatctgtccaaattttgtgaaggtcagagacttaaaagtatttttcaatggtcagggacgaaaatatctgcgggacaaaaggtcagggacctatttgtccttttctcataTTTCTTTATCCATCTAATTTGATGAAACCCATTCCTTTAATCATAATGCTGCATGCTTCAACGGTTATCACTTTTATCTtttgatggaattcaaatttttattaagtAGAGTTAATGCAGACGTTGGAAACATGAAAGAGAAAATGTCAAAGTGATTTGATGGCATTAAGTGTAGCTTACACGCTACTACACAAGAAGCATGGGGAGTTGATCTTAATTAATTTCTTTTGATAACACTCACTACTCCCATagctttgctttttctttctactctcttctctctcctgaGTTTCAGTCACTTCCATCAGGAAAATATGGAAGCATTTGCAAGATatcaaaataaagaagaagaagttagAAGAAAGCTAAAGACCATTGTAATGatggcaaaaaaaagaaaacaaaaagtatgttgtggctgagatcttCACCACAAATGataagatttggtgaagagatctcagcttctccataccaaaaatggaagaagatgatctcggtcagaggaagaagatccttgagggATGGCTTGTCTCAGCTTTTGATCAACCACTACAGAaggtagctacagtagctacatGATGGAAGACGCGAAAGTTTGAGTAGAAgaagctatcatcatcaagaACCCATCAAGGGCTAGGGatccttcttggagtgcaagtcaaGAAAGATGGCTCGGATTGGTGAAGCTTGGTGTAACAGGAAGccacagaggtaattgcatgttgggttttacattcggttttctctcctctctctctggccgaaccggtttttgcttgaagaagaagaagtttagctcaGTTCATgtagtttcaaccttggaagcttcccttctataaataagggagaacagacagggcttgaagcaaggagttAAGAGtgtaaagcacagagttctcatagctacccaaactAATAGAAGTTCTTCTCattcaatgttcttcattttgtaatttttctgtttagttttgtctatcttgagtctcatgaaaaaaggcaaatagtgaggtttgtatgaaaaagtcatagagcgaaaaaaggcagagtatacaaaattaaaagaaaaagccatagatatcctagaggtcctttgtacatctgtattgtgtttcatgattctgtgaaaattttcttgcaagttgggttagcacttaacagttgaaagcttggtaggtgaccaagtcaagttcaggattggggattAGATTCTgaacttgtcccggataggaagggtagttcctagggagaattggtgtatgtaatcaagatgattatagtaaaattccatcattgttgtgatggagactggatgtaggctacattgcacttgGCAGCTGAACCAAGATACTTCGTGGTGTGattttctatctctcttctactccatttctgttttctgctgcataggagataaaactgaaaaatatctcgtgcccagttacgagataaaaagaaaaagtctcgtggctgggtacaagacaaaaatcaaaaagtctctagaagttgtttcaaagaccaACAAGTTTCTTAagcgaaaaaggggctaagattcaacctcccttctcttagccactaaaaaccatcattttttaatttatttcttttaatttattaaaccaaatttattttgtgtactaattaattaatttgattaatttattagtcattaaaacaataaatctatgaataaaatagacaactaagatatttttaactaataattaaatcaaatcaaatcaaatcatacatATTGAACTAAATTCAAAGTATGTGAGTtaagaactaaattaaaataagataattttttacttattcaagttgagtgcaataaatagaaattaattttgttagataattataattttctggtctactatatatagatggccacataaaattataagaatcgtGATTTTTATCGCTCTTGCTATATCAactgtaaaccccgctaaaatcggtaaattattagttaatatattgaattttaattaggaaagttaaaaatacaaaactaatattgaaataggatagagctcgtcgaaacgaaaattttgataccaatttcgataatttggcccaaaatcggaccggaagggccgaaccggttgaaccggggcccAAACCGGACCCATGGGTTCAACCGGGCCCCTAACATAAATGAAGCAGCAGCTTCATCTTCTCCATTTCACCACAGCAACGAAAAACAcagcaagggggagaagagaagaaacctaaccctcaccattccttccaactaccataacttcctcatccgggctccgattgccgcaccgttcgcggccacgcgctcagcgcgtcgagctctacctttctatccAAACAATTTCTCTGGTAAGCCTTCTATTGAGTTcagaatctctatccctctttctttggtaaacttgaaaacctatagtgaatcttgtctaatttttgtgttctaggttcaagttagattccggaacttgtgggctcaagctattgagcatatgggtatggtaagaacaccctaaccctagctcaatcttgtttttggtaatagagaactgaattggaacatatatatgtgtattaggtgtagtttaagagggtgtttatgcattgaacttgaatttggattacttggagctttgttggtgacaaggcttgctttggggctgtttgattgagcttggaggggctgtgattttatgttgagaagctgccttgggtgaattaagtgatcggccaaggtatggtttaagtttcgcacgtttaatatttacggtgttgtgaaaactcaggttagaggaaccatagaataagttggattgtttgttgtatttaatgattagccttgtaatgttgttagaatagatttgttagtgaatttatatattagaattatgagGTGTGAAAGCTATTAATagtgtgctcttatatttatttatgatggattagaattggtgtttgttaataaggatgtagagttgtgttgtggtggtattgtatatgctgtaactaattatgtaatgatcggaattgcatgagaccaagtttgggctaaacttgggaatataaggaactaaactggaaattttgggacttttttgttaaatatacaatttatggcaaatttttaaagttaggttgttaaatctgtccagcagcagaaaagatcaaacaggcagcaacttgtttgtcttgctgcgactttTACGAGTTGAGTCTTGGAGcgaaaccaattttgttataaaatttgattaactttctttagttctctaaaatttcagaattttaagagttgaggattgggagctgtgaatttttgaatattggtggtcaaaactaaaaagaaacagatttcagcaagctatgcatcaacttccaatgcttgtaactcttagaattaaatagaaattgggttgcaaccaagacacacttgtttttagatgagctaggggttctcaaatcaaaatttagcttaattggagttttgtaataaaagttattccaattgaaaggtactaagcttgttggtttttaaaacagattttgtctcatttttacttaacttccaggtaatgtaactttttcattaaaaatggtattgactcagaaccaattgagaaagaaacctggatgagtaaattttaactacattaattttcaaagtcattggatttaacttggattttatattgaattttgaatatcacatgctgctgctgtttttctggttttatgcactgcagagcagtcacggtttttcctttattcctgaggctagaaaaatcagaaaattatgatatttagtttgttagaaagcttatttcaatatgaacgcctggacataaagtttgtgcaattccgagttcatttgctatattaaaaatagaaaagaaaatagagtgtcgaggatgtcttagtgatagtcatgagttcgagaagttaaagttcaatcctcgtgtgatgtgattgatttaatgttagagttgggttgattttaagattattcgatattaagaaggatgagaagagtttgataaaaagtttggtcaggacccggaaagggtaatcaagttgaattataagggaatgacgatgaaaaatgtgaaagggaggttgttaataaaaggagttaatatgccatggcttgatgaatgattaaataatgattatgactatgaaatggcttatgaataatgctatctgagatacgagttccctgggtaagagccgtggctcgccaccacgtgttccaggttgaatctcgatactctgttgaccctacgtcgtaagggtgaccgggcacgtataaattcccgggtatggatagcccccattgagtgattatatgatgattgaatgtgaactctatgcatagactcttggggatgcgcgacgggggacagtctaaggttttcggacttgtcgggttggctggataaccgacagatgggccccatcagccataggacaggcatgcatcatatgcatttgtttgtattgattgctatgcatttttttgggtatgcctaattgatatatattacctgctatttgttatacttgttatttgtactatttgatcattacttgtgcgtgaacttgtttggttgcttgtttctgttacattctgaatgatgaaaggatggagaaaacggaggaaatggtttgatgttaggttaagcttgaacttgagtaagttaggcagatttagaatacctacccctgtttatggcttctgtttagtacttaagttggttaattgaataacggagttctaggattgcctatggcattctcaggaccgtatttcttatacgcgtggcacttttaccatgctgagaacctccggttctcattccatattgtattgttgtttctcagatgcaggtcgagaggctcctcgctaggcgtctggattctggaaagcgaagtagtccttgggtatattttggtttctatttgtatatatgtatgtatatgtgtagcttactctccaagtaacttatgtatgctgctcctcttagaggttgagggagagataggagtttactttggtattttggtatattttggggacacttatgtatgtttatatgtatatatgtatcctccggccagccttagcttcgcaggctgagtcagaggctagttatgttgttccttggcttttctttatcccttcgtttattgttttatcatgttcctattaggtttcttagcacgcaagtaatcc
Encoded here:
- the LOC112747185 gene encoding methylecgonone reductase; translation: MDRNEVPQVVLNSGKKMPMIGFGTGTVPLPPSHELIPAFIAAIEAGYRHFDTAAYYGSEGPLGEAIARAIQKGVLKSRTDIFVTSKLWCTDAHPGLVLPALKKSLQRLGLEYVDLYLIHFPVRLRKGVTGTKFMEGDILPLDIKGTWEDMELCSKLGLAKSIGVSNFGVKKLSQLLENATIPPALNQVEMNVAWRQDKLREFCTEKGIHVAAWSPLGANGAVWGSLAVMGSPILKNIATNTSNTLPQVALRWIIQQGAIPIVKSFNKDRMKQNLRIFDWKLSHTDLEKIKEIPQFRGFGGERFVAQHGPYQTLDQLWD